A window of Saccharomyces paradoxus chromosome XIII, complete sequence contains these coding sequences:
- the RPL20A gene encoding 60S ribosomal protein eL20 (Ribosomal 60S subunit protein L20A~similar to YMR242C), which translates to MIFHKYFLLSVAHFKEYQVIGRRLPTESVPEPKLFRMRIFASNEVIAKSRYWYFLQKLHKVKKASGEIVSINQINEAHPTKVKNFGVWVRYDSRSGTHNMYKEIRDVSRVAAVETLYQDMAARHRARFRSIHILKVAEIEKTADVKRQYVKQFLTKDLKFPLPHRVQKSTKTFSYKRPSTFY; encoded by the coding sequence ATGATTTTtcataaatattttcttctatcaGTGGCTCACTTTAAAGAATACCAAGTTATTGGCCGTCGTTTGCCAACTGAATCTGTTCCAGAACCAAAGTTGTTCAGAATGAGAATCTTTGCCTCAAATGAAGTTATTGCCAAGTCTCGTTACTGGTATTTCTTGCAAAAGTTGCACAAGGTTAAGAAGGCTTCTGGTGAAATTGTCTCCATCAACCAAATCAACGAAGCTCATCCAACCAAGGTCAAGAACTTCGGTGTCTGGGTTAGATACGATTCTAGATCTGGTACTCACAACATGTACAAGGAAATCAGAGATGTCTCTAGAGTCGCTGCCGTTGAAACCTTATACCAAGACATGGCTGCCAGACACAGAGCTAGATTTAGATCCATTCACATCTTGAAGGTtgctgaaattgaaaagactGCTGACGTCAAGAGACAATACGTCAAGCAATTTTTGACCAAGGACTTGAAATTCCCATTGCCTCACAGAGTCCAAAAATCCACCAAGACTTTCTCCTACAAGAGACCTTCCACTTTCTACTGA
- the CUS1 gene encoding U2 snRNP complex subunit CUS1 (Protein required for assembly of U2 snRNP into the spliceosome~similar to YMR240C), with amino-acid sequence MARTKTRKRSGNKQAKNASVVNNKAEIAAMIDARRLEQNKKDGAASNKGTVSKLVNDKLEKEFKDVLQRFQVKENSVRPKETAEHKENNHVITAEEKPVIKIKHTIEENELEGAPLDDIEEHLSARKRRKTEKPSLSQLKSQVPYPQIIEWYDCDAKYPSLLAYIKCTRNVIPVPNHWQSKKEYLSGRSLLGKRPFELPDIIKKTNIEQMRSTLPQNRLDAQDEKSLKEASRARVQPKMGTLDLDYKKLHDVFFKIGANWKPDHLLCFGDVYYENRNLFEEANWKRMVDHKRPGIISQELRTIMNLPEGQLPPWCMKMKDIGLPTGYPDLKIAGLNWDITNLKGDVYGKIIPNRHLRSKKQAKNYFGALISFETPEFESPKEDIQANTENGSHDDEIDGVVEHKLDHFQEDTSQVADIEEKIEKNEVEESEKQLYTILK; translated from the coding sequence ATGGCCAGAACCAAAACTAGGAAGCGTTCCGGAAATAAGCAAGCTAAGAATGCATCTGTGGTAAATAATAAGGCTGAAATCGCCGCCATGATTGATGCAAGAAGACTCGAGCAAAACAAGAAGGATGGGGCGGCTTCTAACAAAGGAACAGTGAGTAAGCTAGTGAATGACAAGTTAGAAAAAGAGTTTAAGGATGTATTACAGCGCTTCCAGGTTAAAGAGAATAGCGTCAGGCCGAAAGAAACTGCAGaacataaagaaaataatcaTGTCATTACTGCTGAGGAAAAACCtgttataaaaataaagcatacaatagaagaaaacgaaTTGGAGGGTGCACCTTTAGACGATATCGAGGAGCATTTGTCGGCGAGAAAACGTAGGAAAACTGAGAAACCTTCACTCTCACAGTTGAAAAGCCAGGTACCGTATCCTCAAATTATAGAATGGTACGATTGCGATGCGAAATATCCAAGCTTGCTAGCCTATATCAAGTGCACAAGAAATGTCATTCCTGTTCCCAACCACTGGCAATCAAAGAAGGAATATCTTTCTGGTCGCTCTTTGTTGGGTAAAAGACCTTTTGAGCTTCCTGACATTATCAAGAAGACGAACATAGAACAAATGAGATCAACTCTTCCGCAAAATAGGCTGGATGCTCAGGACGAAAAATCACTAAAGGAGGCCTCAAGAGCAAGAGTTCAGCCAAAAATGGGCACTTTGGATTTGGATTACAAGAAGTTACACGATGTGTTTTTCAAGATAGGAGCCAACTGGAAACCTGACCATTTGTTATGCTTCGGTGACGTCTATTATGAGAATAGGAATCTTTTCGAAGAAGCGAACTGGAAAAGGATGGTTGATCATAAGAGGCCCGGGATAATTAGCCAAGAACTTCGTACCATCATGAATTTGCCGGAAGGGCAGCTACCACCCTGGTGtatgaagatgaaagaCATTGGATTGCCTACAGGATATCCTGATCTGAAAATTGCTGGTTTAAATTGGGACATAACGAATTTGAAAGGCGACGTTTATGGGAAAATAATCCCAAATCGCCATTTAAGGTCCAAAAAGCAGGCCAAGAACTATTTTGGCGCACTAATTTCATTTGAAACCCCTGAATTTGAAAGTCCAAAGGAGGATATACAGGCAAATACGGAAAATGGGAGCCACGACGACGAAATCGATGGCGTGGTGGAGCATAAATTAGATCACTTTCAGGAAGACACATCTCAAGTGGCAGAcatagaagaaaagattgaGAAGAATGAAGTAGAAGAATCAGAGAAGCAACTATATACTATATTGAAATAG
- the COA6 gene encoding Coa6p (similar to YMR244C) — protein sequence MGLFSFDGGKKESQPPNTRSQRKLCWESRDAFFQCLDKANVLDAMDPKNSKSINSQCKAENEKFEENCAHSWIKYFKEKRVIDFKREEAIKRIEQEAKQREQNQ from the coding sequence ATGggtttgttttcatttgaTGGTGGCAAAAAGGAATCACAACCCCCTAACACCCGTTCGCAGAGGAAACTGTGCTGGGAGTCAAGGGACGCATTCTTCCAGTGTTTAGACAAGGCGAACGTCTTGGATGCAATGGACCCCAAGAACAGCAAGAGTATAAACTCCCAGTGCAAGGcggaaaatgaaaaatttgaggaGAATTGTGCCCACAGTTGGATCAAGTATTTTAAGGAGAAGAGGGTCATCGACTTTAAGAGGGAGGAGGCCATCAAGAGGATCGAGCAGGAAGCTAAACAGAGAGAACAAAACCAGTGA
- the ZRC1 gene encoding Zn(2+) transporter ZRC1 (Vacuolar membrane zinc transporter~similar to YMR243C) has translation MITGKELRIISLLTLDTVFFLLEITIGYMSHSLALIADSFHMLNDIISLLVALWAVDVAKNRGPDAKYTYGWKRAEILGALINAVFLIALCFSIMIEALQRLIEPQEIQNPRLVLYVGVAGLVSNVVGLFLFHDHGSDSLHSHSHGSVESGNNDLDIESNATHSHSHASLPNDNLAIDEDAISSPGPSEQIGEVLPQSVVNRLSNESQPLLNHDDHDHDHGSKKPGHRSLNMHGVFLHVLGDALGNIGVIAAALFIWKTEYSWRYYSDPIVSLIITVIIFSSALPLSRRASRILLQATPSTISADQIQREILAVPGVIAVHDFHVWNLTESIYIASIHVQIDCKPDKFISSAKLIRKIFHQHGIHSATVQPEFVSGDVNEDIRRRFSIIAGGSPSSSQEAFDSNGNTEHDKKKRSPTAYGATTASSNCIVDDAVNCNTSNCL, from the coding sequence ATGATCACCGGTAAAGAATTGAGAATCATCTCTCTTTTGACCTTAGATACggtttttttcctattgGAAATCACCATAGGTTACATGTCACATTCATTAGCCTTGATTGCTGATTCGTTCCATATGTTGAATGATATCATCTCTCTTTTAGTGGCGCTGTGGGCTGTGGATGTGGCCAAAAACAGGGGTCCAGATGCTAAATACACTTATGGATGGAAAAGAGCTGAAATTTTGGGTGCCTTAATCAATGCTGTTTTCCTAATTGCCttatgtttttcaattatgATTGAAGCTTTACAAAGATTGATTGAACctcaagaaattcaaaaccCAAGGTTGGTTTTGTATGTTGGTGTAGCGGGTTTAGTTTCTAATGTCGTGGGTTTGTTTTTGTTCCACGATCATGGTAGTGACAGTTTGCACTCACATTCTCATGGCTCTGTAGAAAGCGGGAATAACGACTTGGACATAGAGTCTAATGCCACTCATTCCCACTCTCATGCGTCTCTTCCAAACGATAATTTGGCCATCGATGAAGATGCTATTTCAAGCCCTGGGCCTTCAGAACAAATTGGTGAAGTACTGCCACAATCAGTAGTCAACAGACTATCAAATGAAAGTCAGCCGTTACTGAACCACGATGATCATGACCACGACCATGGATCAAAGAAGCCCGGTCATCGTTCTTTAAATATGCACGGTGTCTTTTTGCATGTACTAGGTGATGCTCTGGGTAATATTGGTGTTATTGCAGCTGCTTTGTTTATTTGGAAAACTGAATATTCTTGGAGATATTACTCTGATCCGATCGTTTCCTTAATTATTAccgttattattttttcttccgcTTTGCCCTTATCGCGTAGAGcttcaagaattttacTACAGGCTACTCCATCTACAATTTCCGCTGATCAGATCCAAAGAGAGATTTTGGCAGTACCTGGTGTGATTGCAGTCCATGACTTCCACGTCTGGAATTTGACTGAATCAATATACATTGCATCTATCCACGTTCAAATAGACTGCAAACCTGACAAATTCATTAGTTCCGCCAagttaataagaaaaattttccatcAACACGGTATTCATTCTGCTACTGTTCAACCAGAATTCGTCTCTGGAGATGTCAATGAAGATATTCGTAGAAGATTTTCTATCATAGCTGGTGGttcaccatcatcatctcAGGAAGCTTTCGACAGCAATGGAAACACCGAGCAcgataaaaaaaagcgtTCCCCTACTGCTTATGGTGCTACTACAGCATCGTCCAACTGTATTGTGGACGATGCTGTAAATTGTAACACTTCCAATTGCTTGTAA
- the FAA4 gene encoding long-chain fatty acid-CoA ligase FAA4 (Long chain fatty acyl-CoA synthetase~similar to YMR246W), with product MTEQYSVAVGEAANEHETAPRRNIKVKDQPLVRPINSSASTLYEFALECFTRGGKRDGMAWRDIIEIHETKKTIVKRVDGKDKPIEKTWLYYELTPYITMTYEEMIGVMHDIGRGLIKIGVKPNGENKFHIFASTSHKWMKTFLGCMSQGIPVVTAYDTLGESGLIHSMVETDSVAIFTDNHLLSKLAVPLKTAKDIKFVIHNEPIDPNDKRQNGKLYKAAKDAVDKIREVRPDIKIYSFDEIIEIGKKAKDEVELHFPKPEDPACIMYTSGSTGTPKGVVLTHYNIVAGIGGVGHSVIGWIGPTDRIIAFLPLAHIFELTFEFEAFYWNGVLGYATVKTLTPTSTRNCQGDLMEFKPTIMVGVAAVWETVRKGILAKINELPGLSQKIFWTVYALKERNIPCSGLLSGLIFKRIREATGGNLRFILNGGSAISIDAQKFLSNVLCPMLIGYGLTEGVANACVLVPEHFDYGIAGDLVGTITAKLVDVEDLGYFAKNNQGELLLKGAPICSEYYKNPEETAAAFTDDGWFRTGDIAEWTPKGQIKIIDRKKNLVKTLNGEYIALEKLESIYRSNSYVQNICVYADENKVKPVGIVVPNLGPLSKLAIQLGIMVPGEDVESYIHEKKLQDAVCKDMLSTAKSQGLNGIELLCGIVFFEEEWTPENGLVTSAQKLKRRDILAAVKPDVERVYKENT from the coding sequence ATGACCGAGCAGTATTCCGTTGCAGTTGGCGAAGCCGCCAATGAGCACGAAACCGCtccaagaagaaatatcaaGGTCAAAGACCAGCCTTTGGTCAGACCTATAAACTCCTCCGCATCCACACTGTACGAATTTGCCCTGGAATGTTTTACCAGAGGTGGCAAGAGAGACGGTATGGCATGGAGAGATATTATAGAAATACACGAAACGAAAAAAACCATAGTCAAGAGGGTCGATGGTAAGGATAAGCCCATCGAAAAAACATGGTTGTACTACGAACTGACTCCTTACATAACCATGACCTATGAGGAAATGATTGGCGTGATGCACGACATTGGGCGTGGGCTGATAAAGATTGGTGTTAAACCTAACggagaaaataaattcCACATCTTTGCCTCCACTTCCCATAAATGGATGAAAACTTTCCTTGGTTGCATGTCGCAAGGTATTCCCGTAGTCACCGCATACGACACATTGGGTGAAAGCGGTTTGATTCACTCCATGGTGGAAACGGATTCCGTCGCCATTTTCACGGATAACCACCTGTTGTCCAAATTAGCAGTTCCTTTGAAAACCGCCAAGGACATAAAATTCGTCATTCACAACGAACCCATAGATCCTAATGATAAAAGACAAAACGGTAAGCTTTACAAAGCTGCCAAGGATGCTGTTGACAAAATCAGAGAAGTGAGACCAGACATAAAAATCTACagttttgatgaaattattgaGATAGGTAAAAAGGCCAAAGACGAGGTTGAATTGCATTTCCCAAAGCCGGAAGATCCGGCTTGTATCATGTACACTTCTGGTTCAACTGGTACACCAAAGGGTGTGGTATTGACACATTACAACATCGTAGCTGGTATTGGTGGTGTGGGTCACAGTGTTATCGGATGGATTGGCCCAACAGACCGTATCATCGCATTTTTGCCGTTGGctcatatttttgaattgaCCTTTGAATTCGAAGCGTTCTACTGGAATGGTGTTCTGGGGTACGCCACTGTCAAGACTTTGACGCCGACTTCCACACGTAATTGCCAAGGTGACCTGATGGAGTTTAAACCTACGATAATGGTGGGTGTCGCTGCAGTTTGGGAAACAGTGAGAAAAGGTATCTTGGCTAAGATCAACGAGTTGCCTGGTTTGTCtcagaagattttttggaCTGTCTATgctttgaaagaaagaaatatacCATGCAGCGGCTTGTTAAGTGGGTTGATCTTCAAGAGGATCAGAGAAGCCACTGGTGGAAATTTGAGATTTATTCTGAACGGTGGGTCTGCAATCAGTATAGATGCCCAAAAATTCCTTTCCAACGTCCTGTGTCCGATGCTCATTGGATACGGGCTAACTGAGGGTGTGGCTAATGCCTGTGTCTTAGTGCCTGAACATTTTGATTACGGTATTGCGGGTGACCTTGTTGGGACTATTACTGCTAAATTGGTAGATGTCGAAGATTTAGGCTATTTTGCAAAGAATAATCAAGGTGAGTTACTCTTAAAGGGTGCACCCATCTGTTCCGAATACTATAAGAATCCTGAAGAAACTGCTGCGGCCTTTACCGATGATGGCTGGTTCCGTACCGGTGATATTGCTGAATGGACCCCCAAAGGACAAATAAAGATCATTGacagaaaaaagaacttgGTCAAGACCTTGAATGGTGAATACATTGCAttggaaaaattagaaTCCATTTACAGATCAAATTCTTATGTCCAAAACATCTGTGTTTATgctgatgaaaataaagtcAAACCAGTCGGCATTGTGGTTCCTAACCTGGGACCTTTGTCTAAGCTGGCCATCCAATTAGGTATAATGGTACCAGGTGAAGATGTCGAAAGCTATATCcatgaaaaaaagctgCAAGATGCCGTTTGCAAAGATATGCTGTCAACTGCCAAATCCCAAGGCCTAAATGGTATTGAATTATTATGTggtattgttttcttcgaGGAAGAATGGACTCCAGAAAACGGGCTTGTTACATCCGCCCAAAAATTAAAGAGAAGAGATATTTTAGCCGCTGTCAAGCCAGATGTGGAAAGAgtttacaaagaaaacactTAA
- a CDS encoding uncharacterized protein (similar to YMR244W), with product MVLCKLLTPYSILSILSVGVYTATAAPSPGIQMTENTNQDHHEHVKRGGTCTFPNYDGMVAVQKGGSNAGWAMSPDQECSYGSWCPYACKPGQLMGQWDPSATTYSYPKCQNGGLYCDSNGNLQKPNSDKDYCYDGKGTVVAKNNANSGDVAFCQTVLPGNEAMLIPTLVGSGSKQTLAVPGTDYWASTASHYYVNAPGVSVEDACQWGSSANPQGNWAPYVAGSNMDDNQNTFVKIGWNPVYLESSCPFKNVKPSFGIRITCDDESQCEGLPCSIDPSSNGVNEVTSSGGGSSGAGGGNFCVVTARNGAKANIEVFDAGSSKSKREVNPLDSLTTTVTETKYETITVTAKV from the coding sequence atggtaCTTTGCAAATTACTGACACCATATTCTATACTGTCAATTTTGAGCGTCGGCGTATACACGGCGACCGCCGCGCCATCGCCCGGTATCCAAATGACGGAAAATACAAATCAAGATCACCATGAGCATGTCAAGCGTGGAGGAACGTGTACATTTCCTAACTACGATGGAATGGTCGCAGTGCAAAAAGGTGGATCCAATGCTGGATGGGCTATGAGTCCCGATCAAGAATGTTCCTACGGTTCATGGTGCCCTTACGCGTGCAAGCCAGGCCAATTAATGGGGCAGTGGGATCCGTCGGCCACCACGTACTCTTACCCTAAGTGTCAGAACGGTGGTCTGTATTGTGATTCTAACGGTAACTTACAAAAGCCAAACAGTGATAAAGATTACTGTTATGATGGTAAGGGAACCGTCGTAGCGAAAAACAACGCTAACAGCGGTGACGTTGCATTCTGCCAGACGGTGCTCCCGGGCAATGAAGCCATGTTGATCCCAACTTTAGTTGGTTCTGGATCGAAGCAAACGTTGGCTGTGCCTGGTACGGACTACTGGGCCTCCACAGCGTCGCATTACTACGTGAATGCTCCCGGTGTAAGCGTAGAGGATGCATGCCAGTGGGGTAGTAGTGCCAATCCACAGGGTAACTGGGCCCCATATGTAGCGGGCTCCAACATGGATGACAATCAGAACACGTTTGTGAAGATCGGTTGGAATCCTGTCTATCTGGAATCTTCTTGTCCGTTTAAGAACGTGAAACCCTCTTTCGGCATTAGAATCACCTGCGACGATGAGTCTCAGTGTGAAGGCCTGCCATGCTCAATCGACCCAAGTTCCAATGGGGTCAATGAAGTGACAAGTTCTGGTGGTGGTTCCTCTGGAGCCGGTGGTGGAAACTTCTGTGTTGTCACTGCCAGAAACGGCGCCAAGGCCAATATCGAAGTGTTTGATGCCGGCTCATCTAAAAGCAAGAGGGAAGTGAATCCACTAGACAGTCTCACCACCACAGTTACTGAGACCAAGTATGAGACTATCACAGTTACGGCCAAGGTTTAG
- the YHM2 gene encoding Yhm2p (Citrate and oxoglutarate carrier protein~similar to YMR241W) — translation MSSTTNTTAANVIEKKPVSFSNILLGACLNLSEVTTLGQPLEVVKTTMAANRNFTFLESVKHVWSRGGILGYYQGLIPWAWIEASTKGAVLLFVSAEAEYRFKSLGLNNFASGILGGVTGGVTQAYLTMGFCTCMKTVEITRHKSASAGGVPQSSWSVFKNIYKKEGIRGINKGVNAVAIRQMTNWGSRFGLSRLVEDGIRKITGKTNKDDKLNPFEKIGASALGGGLSAWNQPIEVIRVEMQSKKEDPNRPKNLTVGKTFKYIYQSNGLKGLYRGVTPRIGLGIWQTVFMVGFGDMAKEFVARMTGETPVAKH, via the coding sequence ATGTCATCTACTACTAATACTACTGCAGCAAACgtaatagaaaaaaagccaGTCTCGTTTTCTAATATTCTATTAGGTGCCTGTTTAAACTTGTCGGAGGTGACTACATTAGGTCAGCCTCTGGAGGTTGTTAAGACCACAATGGCTGCAAACAGAAACTTTACATTTTTAGAATCTGTCAAGCATGTCTGGTCAAGAGGTGGTATCTTGGGTTACTACCAAGGTTTGATTCCATGGGCATGGATTGAAGCCTCTACTAAAGGTGCAGTACTACTGTTCGTATCTGCTGAAGCTGAGTACCGTTTCAAAAGTTTGGGGTTGAACAACTTTGCATCAGGTATACTAGGTGGTGTCACGGGTGGTGTCACTCAAGCTTACTTAACCATGGGGTTCTGTACTTGTATGAAGACGGTGGAAATTACAAGACATAAATCTGCCTCTGCAGGCGGTGTCCCACAATCTTCTTGGAGTGTCTTCAAGAATATCTACAAAAAGGAAGGTATTAGAGGTATTAATAAGGGTGTTAATGCTGTTGCTATTAGACAAATGACCAATTGGGGGTCTCGTTTTGGTTTATCCAGACTAGTGGAAGATGGTATCAGGAAAATCACTGGGAAAACTAATAAGGACGATAAGTTGAATCCATTCGAAAAAATTGGTGCCAGTGCTTTAGGTGGTGGTTTAAGTGCTTGGAATCAGCCAATCGAAGTCATTAGAGTTGAAATGCAAtctaagaaagaagatCCAAACAgaccaaaaaatttgactGTTGGTAAGACATTTAAATACATCTATCAATCAAATGGTCTTAAGGGTCTTTATCGTGGTGTCACCCCAAGAATTGGCCTAGGTATCTGGCAAACCGTCTTCATGGTTGGTTTTGGTGATATGGCAAAGGAATTTGTCGCTAGAATGACCGGTGAAACCCCAGTTGCCAAACATTAG